Proteins found in one Aneurinibacillus uraniidurans genomic segment:
- a CDS encoding DUF2062 domain-containing protein: protein MWRNLFRKLKYQYLQLLRSKGAPSIIARSFSLGIFIEFITLPTLGAAFLLLYPLIRLARGSFAASLIGFIMGKFVLPVFFVINMSVGNFIVGKKLDQPHVNEHLHQHSLLSAVQFVKEKGITLFVGSLVNGTITAILCYVLVFYGLQFYRKRKEARRLAAQLSKINR from the coding sequence ATGTGGCGAAATTTGTTTCGTAAACTAAAATATCAATATTTGCAGTTGCTGCGCTCTAAAGGTGCACCTTCTATCATAGCACGTAGCTTTTCACTCGGAATCTTTATTGAGTTCATCACACTTCCAACACTCGGTGCCGCATTTTTGTTATTGTATCCGCTTATCCGACTCGCTCGAGGTAGTTTTGCTGCTTCGCTGATCGGATTTATCATGGGTAAGTTTGTTCTTCCTGTGTTTTTTGTTATCAATATGAGCGTAGGCAACTTTATTGTCGGCAAAAAACTCGACCAGCCTCACGTAAACGAACACCTTCATCAACATTCCTTGTTATCCGCTGTGCAATTTGTCAAAGAAAAAGGAATCACCCTGTTCGTAGGCAGCCTAGTCAACGGTACAATTACGGCTATTCTCTGCTACGTGCTCGTTTTCTACGGGCTTCAGTTTTACCGCAAACGTAAAGAAGCGCGCCGCCTGGCGGCTCAGTTAAGTAAAATAAATCGATAA
- a CDS encoding ABC transporter permease, translating to MEALMGSLESGCIFAIMALGVYLTFRILDFPDLTVDGSFATGGAVAATLITAGTAPFLSTIASIGAGIVVGAMTGILHTKGKINPLLSGILSMIALYSINLRIMGKANVPLLGDDTLFTQFEQWGDYGVLAAVAVIALVIKFLNDRFLHTEIGLAIRATGNNQRMIRSFSTNTDTTIILGLSISNGLVALSGALYAQYQGFADVSMGIGMIVIGLASVIIGEAIFGNKTIFRATFAVVGGAIIYRLVVALAMQVGLDPSDMKLMTALIVIVALVMPRISAGFKERKRRAAHAKMRADGSPSVRERSEVKKHA from the coding sequence ATGGAAGCATTAATGGGCTCGTTGGAGTCTGGATGTATTTTTGCCATTATGGCACTTGGCGTATATTTAACGTTCCGGATTCTTGATTTTCCGGATTTAACAGTTGATGGAAGTTTTGCAACAGGTGGAGCCGTAGCGGCTACGCTGATTACAGCCGGAACGGCACCGTTTCTATCGACGATTGCAAGCATAGGAGCAGGCATTGTGGTTGGGGCTATGACCGGGATCTTGCATACGAAAGGGAAGATTAATCCACTTCTTTCCGGTATTCTCTCTATGATTGCGTTATATTCGATCAACCTGCGTATTATGGGAAAGGCGAACGTACCGTTGCTTGGGGATGATACCCTGTTTACGCAGTTTGAGCAGTGGGGAGATTACGGCGTACTTGCAGCCGTTGCTGTGATTGCACTCGTAATTAAATTTTTAAACGACCGATTCTTGCATACGGAGATCGGACTGGCGATTCGTGCGACAGGAAATAACCAACGCATGATTCGCAGTTTCTCTACGAATACAGATACGACGATTATTCTCGGTTTAAGTATCTCCAATGGTCTTGTGGCATTGTCAGGTGCATTATATGCACAGTATCAAGGATTTGCTGATGTATCGATGGGGATTGGGATGATCGTAATTGGTCTTGCTTCCGTTATTATCGGGGAAGCGATTTTTGGAAACAAAACAATTTTTCGTGCTACCTTTGCGGTTGTTGGCGGAGCGATCATTTACCGCCTTGTGGTTGCATTAGCGATGCAGGTCGGTCTTGATCCGTCTGATATGAAACTGATGACCGCATTAATTGTTATTGTCGCGCTTGTAATGCCGCGTATTTCAGCAGGCTTCAAGGAGCGCAAACGTCGGGCGGCGCACGCAAAAATGCGTGCCGATGGAAGTCCGAGTGTACGGGAGCGTAGCGAGGTGAAGAAGCATGCTTAA
- a CDS encoding N-acetyltransferase: protein MQIRKATIHDLDGMMALINEYAQQGLMLPRSKLSLCETLHCFSVVIDDQGEVSEAGTVVGVGGLHILWEDLAEVRSLAISEKAKGKGLGKLLVIHLVQEAQELGLQRVMSLTYQQTFFEKCEFYVVQKETLPHKVWKDCVNCAKFPSCDEIAMIRDLAPTTAAI from the coding sequence ATGCAAATACGGAAAGCAACCATTCATGATCTTGATGGGATGATGGCACTCATTAATGAATATGCACAACAGGGACTGATGCTACCACGCTCCAAGCTGTCCTTATGTGAGACGTTACACTGTTTCTCCGTTGTAATTGATGATCAAGGAGAAGTGAGTGAAGCAGGTACGGTTGTCGGGGTTGGCGGCCTGCATATTTTATGGGAAGATCTCGCCGAAGTTCGCTCGCTTGCCATTTCTGAAAAAGCAAAAGGAAAAGGGCTTGGCAAACTGCTTGTGATCCATCTTGTACAGGAAGCACAAGAACTCGGTCTCCAGCGTGTCATGTCGCTCACATACCAGCAAACCTTCTTCGAGAAATGCGAATTTTATGTCGTGCAAAAAGAAACACTGCCGCATAAAGTGTGGAAAGATTGTGTAAACTGTGCCAAATTCCCAAGCTGTGATGAGATTGCCATGATCCGAGATCTTGCGCCAACCACAGCCGCTATCTAA
- a CDS encoding YkvA family protein, with product MKLTGPMIETMLLPKLNTLLPQALYINRIRTLDGQALVDAQVRVRGEWFPVVYTVRIEAFRFDTTGRYLTISYEESMERTRGTLMQKLLTETERILAKNFMGRTLLSNVLPDSPYVLVSDNRLTIQLGKLVELNQELQEVHIQGLAFTTEGIELDVDVSVDMSTFNWDVLAKNDSIPTGEDKAERVAEDVGKIKQELMVLEQEESRFYDRLRSKIEGYMREKMGTGTSDKLTPYLLLAPDLFVLLARLAKDDRVPLRSKSIALLAAVYFMSPLDIIPEVLLGPVGFADDIVLAVMALNKILVEVDEKIIEEHWNGDKSIIGVIRDVLAKADSLVGTKRLQMLKTILKRGKGKA from the coding sequence ATGAAGCTTACTGGACCGATGATCGAGACGATGCTACTTCCAAAGTTGAATACACTGCTGCCGCAGGCGCTGTACATAAATCGTATTCGTACGCTGGATGGACAAGCCCTTGTTGATGCACAAGTACGCGTACGCGGTGAATGGTTTCCGGTGGTATACACGGTGCGGATTGAAGCCTTTCGTTTTGATACAACGGGGCGTTATCTTACCATTTCCTATGAAGAAAGCATGGAACGAACACGCGGTACACTGATGCAGAAGCTTCTAACTGAAACGGAGCGCATCCTAGCCAAAAATTTTATGGGTCGTACGTTGTTATCAAATGTGCTGCCGGATAGTCCGTATGTTCTTGTATCAGATAACCGCCTTACGATTCAGCTCGGCAAGCTTGTCGAGCTGAATCAAGAGCTTCAAGAAGTGCACATACAGGGGCTAGCGTTTACTACAGAGGGGATTGAACTCGATGTAGATGTGTCGGTAGATATGAGTACGTTTAACTGGGATGTGCTGGCTAAAAATGATTCGATCCCTACAGGGGAGGACAAAGCGGAGCGAGTAGCGGAAGATGTCGGGAAAATCAAGCAGGAGTTAATGGTGCTTGAACAGGAGGAGAGCAGGTTTTATGATCGTCTCCGCAGTAAAATTGAGGGGTATATGCGTGAGAAAATGGGCACGGGTACATCGGATAAGCTTACACCGTATTTGTTACTAGCCCCAGATTTGTTTGTCCTGCTGGCCCGTCTGGCTAAAGATGACCGCGTCCCGCTGCGTTCGAAGTCAATTGCGCTATTGGCAGCTGTCTACTTTATGTCACCGCTCGATATTATTCCAGAGGTTCTGCTCGGCCCGGTTGGGTTTGCAGATGATATCGTACTGGCAGTAATGGCGCTGAACAAAATACTGGTAGAGGTAGATGAAAAAATCATCGAGGAACACTGGAATGGGGATAAAAGTATTATCGGTGTCATTCGAGATGTACTGGCAAAGGCAGATTCTCTTGTTGGAACGAAACGGTTACAAATGTTAAAAACTATACTCAAGCGGGGGAAGGGAAAGGCATGA
- a CDS encoding sigma-54 interaction domain-containing protein — MRIQRNGWVHRLVLELAGQARKVTKEKDMLQAMVDHAYEGVLIVDMNGYILMANEAYASFLGKKLPEMIGKHVTEVIENTRMHIVGQTGKPEIAQIQKINGREMIASRIPVFNQDKVAAVVGTVMFQEVDDLFAMSNKIETLRRELDYYKEELDKRLQAKYSFETILGQSPLLERVKLLGARVAKSDTTILIKGESGTGKELFAHAIHRESYRSGGPLIKVNCAAIPDTLFESELFGYKEGAFTGAKKSGKKGKFALARGGTIFLDEISEMPLMMQVKLLRVLQEKEIEPVGADKPESIDVRIIAATNKDLLTLVEKGLFRHDLYYRLNVVMLEVPALRERVGDLPLLVDHFLKKLTKETGIVASGVEPDAMADLFAYSWPGNIRELGNVLERALYVKSGLSITRADLPLLPQESQVEHMDAIVQSGAVVPTLKRAVEEAERTAICQALYAAGGDRMAAARQLGIGKSSLYEKIARYHIQ, encoded by the coding sequence ATGAGGATACAGCGAAATGGATGGGTACATCGACTTGTTCTTGAGCTAGCTGGCCAGGCCCGCAAAGTGACGAAAGAAAAAGATATGCTACAGGCGATGGTCGATCATGCATATGAAGGCGTGCTTATTGTTGATATGAACGGCTATATTCTCATGGCAAATGAAGCATATGCGAGCTTTCTTGGTAAGAAGCTGCCGGAGATGATTGGCAAACACGTCACGGAAGTCATAGAAAACACACGTATGCACATTGTCGGTCAGACCGGGAAGCCGGAAATCGCTCAGATTCAAAAAATTAATGGCCGGGAAATGATTGCAAGTCGCATTCCGGTCTTTAACCAGGACAAGGTAGCAGCTGTTGTTGGAACCGTTATGTTTCAGGAAGTGGACGATTTGTTCGCTATGTCTAATAAGATTGAAACATTGCGCAGAGAGTTGGACTATTATAAAGAGGAGCTTGATAAACGTCTGCAGGCCAAGTATTCGTTTGAGACAATTCTTGGCCAGAGTCCTCTGCTGGAGCGGGTCAAGCTACTTGGTGCACGAGTAGCGAAAAGTGATACAACGATTCTGATTAAGGGAGAATCGGGGACAGGAAAAGAGCTATTTGCTCATGCCATTCACCGTGAAAGCTACCGATCAGGCGGGCCGCTTATTAAAGTGAACTGTGCAGCGATTCCAGACACGTTGTTTGAATCTGAACTGTTTGGTTATAAAGAAGGTGCGTTTACGGGCGCTAAGAAATCGGGAAAAAAGGGGAAATTTGCGCTAGCACGGGGTGGTACGATTTTTCTTGATGAAATTAGCGAGATGCCGCTGATGATGCAGGTAAAGTTGCTCCGCGTGCTGCAGGAAAAAGAAATTGAACCGGTTGGGGCGGATAAACCGGAGTCAATTGACGTGCGAATTATTGCAGCGACGAATAAAGATTTGCTGACACTTGTTGAAAAAGGGCTCTTTCGGCATGATTTGTACTATCGCTTGAATGTGGTAATGCTGGAAGTACCAGCGCTACGGGAGCGTGTAGGTGATCTTCCGCTACTTGTTGACCACTTCTTGAAAAAGCTCACAAAAGAAACGGGGATTGTTGCTTCTGGTGTGGAGCCAGATGCGATGGCAGACCTGTTTGCTTATAGTTGGCCGGGGAACATTCGGGAGCTGGGCAATGTGCTGGAACGGGCTTTGTATGTAAAGTCAGGGCTTTCCATTACACGTGCAGACCTGCCTTTACTGCCGCAAGAAAGTCAGGTAGAGCACATGGACGCAATTGTACAAAGTGGAGCTGTCGTGCCTACGCTCAAGCGGGCAGTAGAAGAAGCGGAGCGTACAGCCATTTGCCAGGCATTATACGCAGCAGGAGGAGATCGAATGGCTGCGGCACGCCAGCTTGGAATCGGAAAATCAAGTCTATATGAAAAAATTGCCCGCTACCACATTCAATAA
- a CDS encoding RluA family pseudouridine synthase, producing MMNQENKIARVLTFIVKEGDEHAENVRSFLRGHHGLSRSLLVELKQTKGILLNGVSTYLDHPLTEGDVIELCLPEEESENIVPQSIPFISLYEDEDVLVVNKEAGMCVHPTMLHPDGTLGNAVVHHWLAQGVSRKFRPVNRLDKDTSGLLIIARSQYAHQQLADVQRAGGIKRQYEAFVHGIISKDEGVIDAPIKRRDGSIMERMVHPDGQWARTNYTVLGRYQGFTHVRLVLETGRTHQIRVHMSHIGHPLLGDDLYGGTQEKIKRQALHSRRLSFPHPHTKEWLSFEAPLPPDMEAIKR from the coding sequence ATGATGAATCAGGAGAATAAAATAGCAAGAGTGTTAACTTTTATTGTCAAAGAAGGAGACGAGCATGCAGAGAATGTTCGTTCATTTTTGCGTGGACATCATGGATTGTCACGCAGCTTGCTTGTTGAGTTAAAGCAGACGAAAGGCATTTTGTTGAACGGAGTATCGACATATCTGGATCATCCACTGACAGAAGGGGATGTGATAGAGCTGTGTCTTCCAGAAGAGGAGTCAGAGAATATCGTACCGCAGTCCATTCCATTTATTTCATTATATGAAGACGAAGATGTGCTCGTTGTGAATAAGGAAGCGGGCATGTGCGTTCATCCCACTATGCTGCATCCAGATGGAACGCTCGGTAATGCGGTTGTACATCACTGGCTTGCGCAGGGAGTCTCACGTAAGTTCCGTCCGGTTAATCGGCTTGATAAAGATACGTCGGGTCTGCTTATTATTGCCCGCAGCCAGTATGCACATCAGCAGCTTGCAGATGTACAGCGGGCAGGCGGCATTAAGCGACAATATGAAGCGTTCGTCCATGGCATTATATCCAAAGATGAAGGAGTTATTGATGCACCGATTAAGCGACGAGACGGTTCGATTATGGAGAGGATGGTTCATCCAGATGGGCAGTGGGCGCGTACGAATTATACGGTGCTTGGTCGTTATCAGGGGTTTACACATGTTCGCCTGGTGCTTGAGACGGGACGAACTCATCAAATTCGTGTGCATATGAGCCATATCGGACATCCACTGCTCGGAGATGATTTGTATGGGGGGACGCAAGAAAAAATTAAGCGGCAGGCGTTACATTCTCGCAGGCTGTCATTTCCACATCCTCATACAAAAGAATGGCTTTCTTTTGAAGCACCACTTCCACCGGATATGGAAGCAATAAAAAGATAG
- a CDS encoding DinB family protein translates to MYTTIGLFIEAWDNDAAAMQRVMDTLTDDSLKQEVSPHDRTLGRVAWHIVYTIYEMMEKAGLVLAGAVEESPVPDTAEEIASSYRKAAEVLTAALRQQWSDASLQEEVNLYGEPWTKATVLNVLLHHQIHHRGQMTVLMRQAGLRVPGGFGPSREEWSAFGLEAPNV, encoded by the coding sequence ATGTACACAACTATTGGTTTGTTTATTGAGGCATGGGACAATGACGCAGCAGCGATGCAGAGGGTGATGGATACATTAACGGATGATTCACTCAAGCAGGAAGTATCACCGCACGATCGGACACTTGGACGTGTTGCATGGCATATTGTATATACGATATATGAGATGATGGAGAAAGCAGGACTTGTACTGGCGGGAGCGGTAGAAGAGTCTCCTGTTCCAGACACGGCAGAGGAGATCGCTTCGTCATATCGTAAGGCTGCTGAAGTACTAACAGCTGCGCTTCGTCAGCAGTGGTCTGATGCTTCATTGCAGGAGGAAGTAAACCTGTATGGAGAGCCATGGACGAAAGCAACTGTCCTGAATGTTTTGCTTCATCATCAGATTCATCATCGCGGACAGATGACGGTGTTGATGCGCCAGGCTGGGCTTCGGGTTCCAGGGGGATTCGGACCTTCTAGAGAGGAATGGAGTGCATTTGGTTTAGAAGCACCTAATGTATAG
- a CDS encoding ABC transporter substrate-binding protein yields MKGKRWLPLAAAGMLTFLSACGGGSTETSKSSGSAGGAETKTYKIGITQFVEHPALDAAREGFLRALKENGLEDKKNVEIDYQNSQADQTNVNTIAQKFASDKKDLILAIATPNAQAVAQNVKNTPVLFTAVSDPVSAKLVKDLQKPGGNITGVSDTPPDAIPNTMKAIKDLFPNAKKVGIIYNSGEANSVANVKVAKDALGKLQLTPVEATATNTNEIKPAVESLVGKVDAIYVPQDNTAVTALKTIIGTANKNKIPLFVGELESVRSGGFAGVGFEYSDIGYETGKMAVKILKEGAKPGEIAVGYPPKLTLTINKEAAKAQGIDITKLPKEALDKWKPEMIDGKAAK; encoded by the coding sequence ATGAAAGGAAAACGTTGGCTTCCGTTGGCGGCAGCCGGAATGCTTACATTTTTAAGCGCATGTGGAGGGGGCAGTACCGAGACTTCGAAGTCGTCTGGCAGTGCAGGTGGTGCAGAAACAAAAACATATAAAATCGGCATCACACAGTTCGTGGAACATCCAGCGCTTGACGCCGCTCGGGAAGGCTTCTTACGAGCACTCAAAGAGAACGGACTCGAAGACAAAAAGAATGTAGAAATTGATTATCAGAATTCACAGGCAGATCAGACGAATGTAAATACGATTGCCCAGAAATTCGCATCCGATAAGAAAGATCTGATTCTCGCGATTGCGACACCGAACGCGCAGGCGGTTGCTCAGAACGTAAAAAATACGCCTGTACTGTTTACAGCTGTCTCAGACCCGGTAAGTGCAAAGTTGGTGAAAGACTTGCAAAAGCCAGGCGGCAACATTACAGGTGTGTCTGATACACCACCGGATGCGATTCCAAATACGATGAAGGCGATTAAAGATCTGTTCCCAAATGCTAAAAAAGTCGGTATTATCTATAACAGCGGGGAAGCAAATTCGGTTGCAAACGTGAAAGTAGCAAAAGATGCGTTAGGAAAACTGCAACTTACGCCTGTAGAGGCAACGGCGACGAATACAAATGAAATCAAGCCAGCGGTAGAATCGCTTGTTGGAAAAGTCGATGCGATTTATGTACCGCAGGATAATACAGCTGTAACTGCGCTCAAAACGATTATCGGCACAGCAAACAAAAATAAAATTCCGTTATTTGTAGGAGAACTTGAGTCGGTGCGCAGTGGTGGTTTCGCGGGTGTTGGTTTTGAATATTCTGATATCGGTTATGAAACAGGAAAAATGGCGGTTAAAATCTTAAAAGAAGGTGCGAAGCCTGGTGAGATCGCAGTTGGCTATCCGCCTAAGCTGACGCTGACGATTAATAAGGAAGCGGCGAAAGCACAGGGCATTGATATTACTAAATTACCAAAAGAAGCGCTGGATAAATGGAAGCCTGAAATGATTGATGGTAAAGCAGCGAAGTAA
- a CDS encoding GntP family permease, translating into MDIIIILLALFFLMFVAYRGFSVILFAPIAALFAVLLTEPGYVLPFFSGVFMDKMVGFIKSYFPVFLLGAIFGKVIEMSGFAKAITHAVIKLIGPSRAMLAIVIVGAVLTYGGVSLFVVAFAVYPFASELFKAADIPKRLIPGTIALGAFTFTMDAFPGTPQIQNIIPTTFFKTDTWAAPWLGFIGGLFVFTIGMIYLESRRRKAKANGEGYGIGHKNEPEPLTDEKLPNAFIAILPLIIVGVFNKVFTGLIPQIYGKKFDFASINIPKVAAVDVTKETAIWAVEGALVLGILTVLLFSFTRVKQNFNTGINASIGGALLATLNTASEYGFGGIIALLPGFKAVNAGMSHTFTNPLVNEAVTTTTLAGITGSASGGMSIALATMGDKYLEQAEKLGINPEVMHRVASMASGGMDTLPHNGAVITLLAVTGLTHRQSYIDIFAMTLIKTLAVFFVIALYYMFGIV; encoded by the coding sequence ATGGACATTATTATCATTTTACTGGCGCTATTTTTTCTCATGTTTGTTGCCTATCGCGGTTTTAGCGTCATTTTGTTCGCACCGATTGCGGCACTGTTCGCGGTGTTGTTGACAGAACCAGGTTATGTTCTGCCGTTTTTCTCCGGTGTGTTTATGGACAAAATGGTCGGATTTATTAAAAGTTATTTTCCGGTGTTCTTGCTGGGTGCAATCTTTGGGAAAGTCATTGAAATGTCAGGCTTTGCTAAGGCGATCACCCATGCAGTTATCAAGCTTATTGGACCGAGTCGTGCTATGCTAGCTATCGTCATCGTTGGTGCTGTGTTGACATACGGTGGCGTATCCTTGTTCGTGGTTGCATTCGCGGTATATCCGTTTGCTTCTGAATTGTTCAAAGCAGCCGATATTCCAAAACGCCTCATTCCAGGAACGATTGCGCTCGGTGCGTTTACGTTTACGATGGATGCATTCCCAGGTACGCCGCAAATTCAGAACATTATTCCGACTACGTTTTTTAAGACGGATACATGGGCGGCTCCGTGGCTTGGTTTTATCGGAGGCTTATTCGTATTCACTATCGGGATGATTTATTTGGAATCCAGAAGAAGGAAAGCAAAAGCAAATGGCGAAGGATATGGTATAGGACATAAAAATGAACCGGAACCACTTACAGATGAAAAACTGCCAAACGCCTTTATTGCGATTTTGCCACTTATAATTGTTGGCGTTTTCAATAAAGTGTTCACCGGCCTCATTCCGCAAATCTATGGCAAAAAATTTGATTTTGCAAGCATTAATATTCCAAAGGTGGCAGCTGTTGATGTGACGAAAGAAACGGCCATCTGGGCTGTTGAGGGAGCGCTCGTTCTGGGGATTTTGACGGTCTTACTTTTTTCCTTCACGCGAGTTAAACAGAATTTTAATACAGGGATTAATGCATCAATTGGTGGTGCACTACTGGCTACACTGAACACAGCATCCGAGTATGGATTTGGGGGCATTATTGCGCTGCTTCCGGGATTTAAAGCTGTGAATGCTGGGATGTCCCATACATTTACGAATCCCCTTGTGAATGAAGCGGTTACAACTACTACGCTTGCGGGGATTACGGGTTCAGCATCTGGTGGAATGAGTATCGCACTTGCAACGATGGGAGACAAGTACCTCGAGCAGGCAGAGAAGCTTGGCATCAATCCAGAAGTGATGCACCGTGTAGCGTCCATGGCATCCGGTGGTATGGATACGCTTCCACACAATGGCGCCGTTATTACGCTTTTAGCCGTAACCGGGCTTACGCACCGCCAGTCGTACATCGATATTTTTGCTATGACGCTCATCAAAACGCTAGCTGTATTTTTTGTGATTGCGCTGTACTATATGTTTGGTATTGTTTGA
- a CDS encoding ABC transporter ATP-binding protein — MLKLNDIYVVFNEGTVDEKVALNHINLHLAPGDFVTIIGSNGAGKSTLMNIISGVLRPDHGTVEIDGTVVNNLPEYKRAPMIGRVFQDPMAGTAPAMTIEENLALAYARDKRRTLGRGVTAKRRDEFRTYLETLHLGLENRLNAKVGMLSGGERQALSLLMATFTKPKVLLLDEHTAALDPARAQRITELTEQIVGRQQLTTLMVTHNMQQALDLGNRLIMMDKGMIILDVPPEEKKGLTIERLLQEFQRLRGEKFASDRAVLA; from the coding sequence ATGCTTAAACTCAATGACATCTATGTTGTATTTAATGAAGGAACTGTGGACGAGAAGGTTGCTCTCAACCATATTAATCTGCATTTGGCGCCGGGAGATTTTGTTACGATTATCGGTAGTAATGGTGCCGGGAAATCAACACTTATGAACATTATCTCCGGTGTATTGCGCCCGGATCACGGTACCGTGGAAATTGACGGTACGGTAGTGAATAATTTGCCAGAGTACAAGCGAGCACCGATGATCGGTCGCGTGTTCCAGGACCCGATGGCAGGTACGGCACCGGCTATGACGATTGAAGAAAATCTGGCACTTGCCTATGCGCGTGACAAGCGCCGCACGCTCGGACGTGGGGTAACGGCAAAGCGTCGGGATGAATTCCGAACGTATCTGGAGACACTTCATCTTGGACTGGAAAATCGGCTCAATGCCAAAGTCGGCATGCTATCTGGTGGGGAGCGGCAGGCACTTAGTCTACTGATGGCGACATTTACGAAGCCAAAGGTACTTCTGCTTGATGAGCATACAGCAGCGCTTGACCCGGCACGTGCCCAGCGTATTACGGAACTTACGGAGCAAATCGTCGGTCGTCAGCAGCTAACTACGCTCATGGTTACCCATAATATGCAACAGGCTCTTGATCTCGGGAATCGTCTTATTATGATGGATAAAGGGATGATCATTCTAGACGTGCCACCTGAGGAGAAGAAGGGTCTCACAATTGAGAGACTGCTTCAAGAATTCCAGCGCTTGCGCGGTGAGAAATTCGCAAGTGATCGAGCTGTTCTGGCATAA